The proteins below come from a single Balaenoptera musculus isolate JJ_BM4_2016_0621 chromosome 1, mBalMus1.pri.v3, whole genome shotgun sequence genomic window:
- the MFSD2A gene encoding sodium-dependent lysophosphatidylcholine symporter 1 isoform X7, whose amino-acid sequence MGDAAGMDLRIIFSTPLAIIAYFLIWFVPDFQQGQTLWYLLFYCLFETLVTCFHVPYSALTMFISTEQSERDSATAYRMTVEVLGTVLGTAIQGQIVGQAHTPCVQDANASTVALEGANRTQSATSLRETQNAYLLAAGVIASIYVICAVILTLGVREQREPYETQQAKPMPFFRGIRLVMSHGPYIKLIAGFLFTSLAFMLVEGNFALFCTYTLGFRNEFQNLLLAIMFSATVTIPIWQWFLTRFGKKMAVYIGISSAVPFLILVALMESNLIVTYVVAVAAGISVAAAFLLPWSMLPDVIDDFHLKQPHIHGTEPIFFSFYVFFTKFASGVSLGISTLSLDFTGYQTRGCSQPAPVKFTLKMLVTMAPIVLILIGLLLFKLYPIDEEKRRQNKKALQALREEASSSGCSDTDSTELARIL is encoded by the exons GATCATCTTCTCCACGCCCCTGGCCATCATCGCCTACTTCCTCATCTGGTTTGTGCCTGACTTCCAGCAGGGCCAGACCCTGTGGTACTTGCTTTTCTACTGCCTCTTTGAGACACTGGTCACG TGTTTCCACGTTCCCTACTCAGCTCTCACCATGTTCATCAGCACAGAGCAAAGTGAGAGGGATTCTGCCACTGCGTATC GGATGACCGTGGAGGTATTAggtacagtgctgggcacagcaATCCAGGGGCAGATTGTGGGCCAAGCACATACACCTTGTGTCCAGGACGCCAATGCTTCTACAGTAGCCTTGGAAGGTGCCAATCGCACGCAGAGCGCCACCTCGCTCAGAGAAACG CAAAACGCATACCTGCTGGCGGCAGGGGTCATTGCCTCCATCTATGTCATCTGTGCTGTCATCCTGACCCTGGGCGTGCGGGAGCAGAGAG AACCCTACGAGACTCAGCAGGCCAAGCCGATGCCCTTCTTTCGGGGCATCCGGCTGGTCATGAGCCATGGCCCGTACATCAAGCTTATTGCCGGCTTCCTCTTCACCTCCTTGGCTTTCATG CTGGTGGAGGGGAACTTCGCTCTGTTTTGCACCTACACCTTGGGTTTTCGCAACGAATTCCAGAATCTGCTCCTGGCCATCATG TTCTCGGCCACAGTCACCATCCCCATCTGGCAGTGGTTCCTAACGCGGTTTGGCAAGAAGATGGCTGTGTACATTGGGATCTCA TCAGCAGTGCCATTTCTCATCTTGGTGGCCCTCATGGAGAGTAACCTGATTGTCACATATGTGGTAGCTGTGGCAGCTGGCATCAGTGTAGCAGCTGCCTTCTTACTACCCTG GTCCATGCTGCCTGACGTCATTGATGACTTCCACTTGAAGCAGCCCCATATCCATGGGACCGAGCCCATCTTCTTCTCCTTCTACGTCTTCTTCACCAAGTTTGCCTCCGGAGTCTCCCTGGGCATCTCCACCCTCAGTCTGGA CTTTACTGGGTACCAGACCCGTGGCTGCTCCCAGCCAGCACCTGTCAAGTTCACACTGAAGATGCTGGTGACCATGGCTCCCATAGTCCTCATCCTCATAGGCCTGCTGCTCTTTAAGCTGTACCCCATTGACGAGGAGAAGCGGCGGCAGAACAAGAAGGCCCTGCAGGCTCTGAG GGAAGAGGCCAGCAGCTCGGGCTGCTCTGACACAGACTCTACAGAACTAGCCAGAATCCTCTAG